In the genome of Pseudomonas sp. B33.4, the window CACCAGCAGGCAGATCAGCAGATTGAGATACAGCGACTGACGGATTTCACTCAGCGCGCCGTCTTCGCGTTTATCGACAAACAGATACCAGTTCAGCTCCGGGATAAACCGCACGTTGAGGAAATGTCCCTGGCCGTGGGCGGAGTATTCGTAGCTGCCGCTGTGGGGTTTCGGTAACTGGCTGACCAGACTTTTCATGCTCTCCAGTTCACTCAGGCTCTGGCCGATGTGCGCGCCTTCCGGGCCGCCGTCGGCGCCGGTCAACACCAATCGGCCGAAGGTGTCGACGAAGTACACGCTGCGTTGATAGCGCTGTTGATACTTGTCGATCAGCTTGATCACCGCGTCCACGGTCAGACCGACGCCCGCCGCGCCGATGAAGCGGTTGTGGTAGTCGTAAACCTTGTAGTTGATGAAGAAGGTCAGGTTGTCCTTGTTGGCCAGATCCGGGTCGACGTTGATCTCGTACGGATCCTTCATGTCACGCACGCGGAAGTACCAGGTGTCGCGCGGTTCGTCGACCTTGACCTGCTTGAGCACGCCTTTGGCGTGGTAATAGGTGTGGCTGGCGTTGGAAACAAAGAACGCGGTGTAGGCGCCGTAATGGGTCATGACTTCGTCGAGGTAGCGGGTCATCTGCTCGGGATTCTGCTCGCCGTTGACCACCCAATCGCGCATGAAGGTGTCGCGGGACATCATCGAGGAGATCAGGATCGGCCGGACCAGGTCTTTCTGGATTTCCGAGTACACCGTGTCGGAGGTCAGCGGCAATTCTGTGTTGACGATGTTGTCGCGGATCGACTCTCGGGAGGCGTAGTAGCTGAGCAACGAGGTGGCGAGAAAACCGGCGCCGAGCAGGGCGATCAGCGTCAGGACCAGCGAGTGTTGCGAGTAGAGGGGAGAACGAAGCGGCATGGCAGTTCCGTTGGCAGTGGCCCGATGGCATGCATTCTAGTGGGATGGTCGGGAAAAGACTGCGGGATTTGTGCCTGAAATGGCGGGGGATATGACGTAGAGGGTGTGTCTGCAGGATCGCTCCCTCACCCCAGCCCTCTCCCGGAGGGAGAGGGAGCTAGATTGTGGTGATTTCAAAACCTGAGTTCGACGGGGTGTCACTGAATGGCAACCACCTGACAAACACCTCGGTCAGTCCCCTCTCCCGGAGGGAGAGGGCTAGGGTGGGTTGGTTTCTGGATCAGCTGCGAGTTTCAAGATACGCCCGCCATCCCCCCAAATGGCTGATGTCCAGCGCTCCTTCCAGACCATACGGCTCGCAGATAAACCCGCTCTCCCAGCGACCATCCGCCAGTTGCACCTTGCCCAGTCCCAGCGGTGCTGGAATCCCGGTGAGGAACGAGCCCAATTCGCTGCTCGGCAATTCCCACACTTCCACCGCAATCGCCACGCCGCCGTCCTTGACCCGCACCATGCCCGGACGCAGCGGCGGGCCGCCAGCCAACGCATTCAGTTGATAATCCGGCGAACTCAACGTCGTCTCCAGCAAGCGTCCACCCCGCTGGGTCAGTTGCCAGTTCAACGCCAACCCTTGCAGATGCGCGCCACACACCACGATGCGTGCGCGATCATGGCGCGCAACGTTCGCAGGTGTCGGCAACTCCGAATCCAGCTGACGCTGCAGCGCATCGGCCACGCTCAGTAGATATTGATCGGTGAACGCCCGGCCAAACAGCGTCACGCCCCACGGCAATCCATTGGCCATGAACGCGCTTGGCACGGCGACGGCGGCGTAGTCGAGCAGGTTCATGAAGTTGGTGTAGTAACCCAGTTCGGAGTTACGCAGCACCGGTTCGGCGTGCAGTTCGGCCAGCGTCACCGGACGGCCGATGGTCGGTGTGAGCACGCAGTCGAGACCTTCGAGTGCCTGATCGCACAACGCTTTCAAGGTTTGCAGCCGATATTGCGCGCGGAAAGTCTGCACGCCGGTCACCGCCGGAGCTTTGGCCAGCACGGCGCGGATCACCGGTAAAATGGCTTCGGGATTGTGCTCCATCAACTCACCCGCCACGCTGTAACGCTCGGCCACCCACGGCCCTTCGTAAAGCAGGCGCGCGGCTTCAAGGAATGGCGACAGGTCCAGTTCGACCGCTTCGCCACCCAGGGCCTTGAGTTGATCGATGGCGTCGCCGAACAACAGCGGCCCTTCGACGCAACCGAAGAACTCAAGATCCTGCGCGCGGGGCACGCCGAAACGAAACGCGCGTGGTGCACCAAACGCCGAGCCGTCATTCCACGATGGATTGCGACGGCTGTACTCATCGCGCGGATCAAGTTTTGCCGTCAGCGCCAGCAACTGGCTGGCCTCACGCGCGGTGGCGGTAAACGTAGTTACGCAATCCAGCGTACGACACGCCGGCAGCACGCCGGCGGTGGAGATCAGGCCTTTGCTCGCCTTCAATCCGACCAGATTGTTCAGAGCTGCCGGCACCCGACCGGAGCCTGCGGTGTCGGTGCCCAAGGCAAAACTCGCCACGCCCAACGCCACCGCCAGCGACGAACCGGCGCCGGAACCACCGGACGGATATTCCGGCAACACGCTGTTCGGGCACGCGCCATACGGTGAGCGGCTGCCATTGAGCCCCGTGGCAAATTGATCGAGATTGGTCTTGCCCAGCGGAATCGCCCCCAGCGCGATCAGTTGCTCGACGATGGTCGCCGAGCGCTCCGGCACATAAGCAAAATCCGGACAGGCGGCGGTGGTGGGAATGCCGGCCAGATCGATGTTGTCCTTGATCGCAAACGGCACGCCGTACAGCGGCAGACTGTCGAGATCACGACCATCGAGGGCAGCCAGATACGGCTCCAGTTCGGCGACGCTGAGCAGATGAATGAACAGGTGGTAATCCGGGTTCAGCGCGGCGGCTTTTTCGCGCAGTTTCAGCAGCAGTTGGCACGGTGTGGTGTCGCCATTGCGATAGGCCTGGCGCAGAACATCGAGTTGCAGATTCATGAGTTGATCCTTATCCAATTGGCTTCAGTCGAGTTCCAGCACCACGACCCGTTGTCCGGCACGCACCGCCGAACCGGGCTGTACGCGGATCTCGCGCACCACCCCGGCCAGCGGCGCGAGTACCGGGATTTCCATCTTCATCGACTCGAGAATCACCAGCACATCGCCCGCCGCGACACGGCTGCCGGCCTCGACCTGCACCTGCCAGAGATTGCCGGCAATGTGGCTGTCGACGCTGTGTTCGCCGTCGGCCAGTGGCGCATCCTCGGTCGATTCTGGCAGGGCTTCTTCGCTGTCGAAATGCGCCTGACCGCTGGCGATCCAGCGTTCGCGCTCGGCATTGAAGGCGCCCTGTTGCTGAGCGCGAAAGGCGCTGATGCCTTCGGCTTCGCGGCTGAGAAACTCCTGATAATCGGCGAGGTTGAGCTGGCTGTGTTCGATGTTGAGATCGAAGCGCCCCAGTGGAAAATCGCGGCGGATGCGCAGCAGCTCATCGGCGCTGACCGGGTAGAAACGAATCTGGTCGAAGAAGCGCAGCAGCCACGGTTTGCCATCGAACGCGGCGACTTCGCGGTAGCGATTCCACATCTGCAAGGTGCGCCCGACAAACTGATAACCGCCGGGGCCTTCCATGCCGTACACGCACATGTAGGCGCCGCCGATGCCCACCGAATTCTCGGCGGTCCAGGTGCGTGCCGGGTTGTATTTGGTCGTGACCAAACGATGACGTGGATCGAGCGGCGTGGCGACTGGCGCACCGAGGTAAACGTCGCCAAGCCCCATCACCAGATAGCTCGCCTCGAACACCGTGCGCTGCACTTCGTCGAGGTTGGGCAGGTCGTTGATGCGGCGGATGAACTCCAGATTGCTCGGGCACCACGGCGCGTCCTTGCGCACGGTGGTCATGTATTTCTCGATGGCCAACTGGCAGGCCGGGTCATCCCAGGACAGTGGCAAATGCACGATGCGTGACGGCACTTGCAGGTCGTTGGCGGCGCACACCGCGTCCCACTCGCCGGCAATGATGCCGAGCAGATCGGCGAGTGGCAGTTGCTCGGGCTGGTAGTGGATTTGCAATGAGCGAATGCCGGGGGTGAGATCGATCACGCCGTGCAGGGTTTTGCTTTCCAGTGCTTGCATCAGGGCGTGGGCGCGGAAGCGCAGGACCAGGTTGAGTTCAGGCTCGCCGATTTCCAGCAAAAGATGAGTATCCCCAGAAACCCGCCCGACCAGGCGCATATCACCTTGACCCAACTCCAGCACCACAGGCGACACAACCCCCTGTAGGAGTGAGCCTGCTCGCGATGAGGCCAGTTCAGGCACCGCATCAACTTCATCGCGAGCAGGCACACTCCTACATTGATCCCATTTCAGGGCGAAATCGCGGGCGGTCTTGAGGTCGACGGGGATGAACTGGATTTTATCGCCAGCCTTGAGCTGCCCCAATTGCCACAGATCCGCTTCGATCACCGTCACCGGGCAGACAAACCCGCCAAGGCTCGGGCCGTCCGGGCCGAGGATGACGGGCATGTCACCGGTGAAATCCACCGCGCCGATGGCATACGGATTGTCGTGAATGTTCGATGGATGCAACCCGGCCTCGCCACCGTCGGCACGCACCCATTCCGGCTTCGGCCCGATCAGGCGGACACCGGTGCGGCTGGAGTTGAAATGCACTTCCCACTGGGTTTCAAAGAATGTGTTGATGTAGTTTTCGGTGAAGTATTCCGGCGCAGCGTGCGGGCCATAAATGACACGAATCTGCCGCACTACTGGCAACGCGGTGATGTGCTGTTCGGCCAGCTGCTGACCAGCACTGCGGTCAGTCAGCGCAGGGATATGCAATACATCCCCGGCACGCAACGCCCGTCCGCCATGCCCACCAAACTGGCCAAGGGTGAAAGTACTTTTGCTGCCCAGATAATCCGGCACCTGCAAACCACCGCGCAGGCACAGATAACTGCGTGCCCCGGCGCCACTGATGCTGCCCAGATGCAACGTCGCGCCCGCCGGGATCAGCAGCGCGGTGTTCATCGGTACGCCTTCACCCTCAAACGTTAGCGCGATTGGCGCACCGGTCACCGCGACCACCGCCTCACAGTTGAAGCGCAGCAGCGGCCCGCTCATGGTGATTTCCAGCGCCGCCGCGCCTTCAGCATTGCCGAGCAAGCGGTTGCCCAGGCGCAGCGCGCGACTGTCCATCGGCCCCGACGGCGGCACACCAACGGCCCAGTAGCCGAGGCGGCCGGGATAATCCTGCACGCTGGTTTGTGTGCCGGCGCTGAGCACTTCGAAAGTGTTGGCGCGATAAACCAGACCTTCCAGGCAACGGGTCCACGGCTCGCCGCTGGCGAACGGAGCATCGAGGAGAATCTGCCGCAGGTAATCGCGGTTGGTTTCCACGCCGTACAACAGACTGTCGCCTAACGCCTGGTGCAACTCGGCACGCGCCTGTTCGCGGGTCGGCGCCCAGGTGATGACCTTGGCGATCATCGGATCGAAATACGGCGGGATCTCGCAGCCGGCCTCGACCCAGGTATCGATACGCAGCTGAATACCGTTAGCCGGCGGGAATTCCACTGCCGTCAGCAGACCTGGGCTCGGTTGGAAATCCCGCCCCGGATCCTCCGCATACAGCCGCGCCTGAATCGCATGGCCTTCAGGTTTCAGTTGGCGATACAACTCGCTCAGCGGCGGCAATTCCCCCGCGGCCAGCTCAATCATCCAGCGCACCAGATCAACGCCCCAGACCTGTTCGGTAACACCGTGCTCCACCTGCAATCGCGTGTTCACTTCGAGAAAATAGAAACGCTGCGCCTCGCTGTCGAAAACGAATTCCACCGTGCCGGCGCTGCGGTAGTTCACCGCTTTCGCCAGTTTGATTGCCGCCGCGCACAGCTCATCGGCCATGCCGTCCGGCAGGTTCGGCGCCGGGGTTTCTTCGAGGACTTTCTGATTGCGCCGCTGCACCGAACAGTCACGCACGCC includes:
- a CDS encoding sensor domain-containing diguanylate cyclase — its product is MPLRSPLYSQHSLVLTLIALLGAGFLATSLLSYYASRESIRDNIVNTELPLTSDTVYSEIQKDLVRPILISSMMSRDTFMRDWVVNGEQNPEQMTRYLDEVMTHYGAYTAFFVSNASHTYYHAKGVLKQVKVDEPRDTWYFRVRDMKDPYEINVDPDLANKDNLTFFINYKVYDYHNRFIGAAGVGLTVDAVIKLIDKYQQRYQRSVYFVDTFGRLVLTGADGGPEGAHIGQSLSELESMKSLVSQLPKPHSGSYEYSAHGQGHFLNVRFIPELNWYLFVDKREDGALSEIRQSLYLNLLICLLVTLIVLALLNRVIKRYQSKIQAQAILDSLTELPNRRGFDILAAQALHEAQRETKPLTALLLDLDHFKVLNDTYGHMAGDQVLIGFARDLQSCLRHADIVCRWGGEEFIVLLKDTDGDTGQKIAEKIRQHVEQHEYAYDGHRLNLTVSIGATTLQRDDTLHSLLSRADHAMYRAKQTGRNRTCVEMPHSTYA
- the uca gene encoding urea carboxylase, whose translation is MFEKVLIANRGAIAYRILRTLESLQVKGVAVYSEADAASLHILHADEAHSLGEGAAAGTYLAVEKILAIAKQSGATAIHPGYGFLSENAAFAEACAAHNIAFIGPTPEQLRVFGLKHTARALAKQHGVPMLEGTELLDSLDAALIAAEQVGYPVMLKSTAGGGGIGMRVCRSASELSESFDAVKRLGQNNFSDAGVFIEKYIQRARHLEVQVFGDGRGEVIALGVRDCSVQRRNQKVLEETPAPNLPDGMADELCAAAIKLAKAVNYRSAGTVEFVFDSEAQRFYFLEVNTRLQVEHGVTEQVWGVDLVRWMIELAAGELPPLSELYRQLKPEGHAIQARLYAEDPGRDFQPSPGLLTAVEFPPANGIQLRIDTWVEAGCEIPPYFDPMIAKVITWAPTREQARAELHQALGDSLLYGVETNRDYLRQILLDAPFASGEPWTRCLEGLVYRANTFEVLSAGTQTSVQDYPGRLGYWAVGVPPSGPMDSRALRLGNRLLGNAEGAAALEITMSGPLLRFNCEAVVAVTGAPIALTFEGEGVPMNTALLIPAGATLHLGSISGAGARSYLCLRGGLQVPDYLGSKSTFTLGQFGGHGGRALRAGDVLHIPALTDRSAGQQLAEQHITALPVVRQIRVIYGPHAAPEYFTENYINTFFETQWEVHFNSSRTGVRLIGPKPEWVRADGGEAGLHPSNIHDNPYAIGAVDFTGDMPVILGPDGPSLGGFVCPVTVIEADLWQLGQLKAGDKIQFIPVDLKTARDFALKWDQCRSVPARDEVDAVPELASSRAGSLLQGVVSPVVLELGQGDMRLVGRVSGDTHLLLEIGEPELNLVLRFRAHALMQALESKTLHGVIDLTPGIRSLQIHYQPEQLPLADLLGIIAGEWDAVCAANDLQVPSRIVHLPLSWDDPACQLAIEKYMTTVRKDAPWCPSNLEFIRRINDLPNLDEVQRTVFEASYLVMGLGDVYLGAPVATPLDPRHRLVTTKYNPARTWTAENSVGIGGAYMCVYGMEGPGGYQFVGRTLQMWNRYREVAAFDGKPWLLRFFDQIRFYPVSADELLRIRRDFPLGRFDLNIEHSQLNLADYQEFLSREAEGISAFRAQQQGAFNAERERWIASGQAHFDSEEALPESTEDAPLADGEHSVDSHIAGNLWQVQVEAGSRVAAGDVLVILESMKMEIPVLAPLAGVVREIRVQPGSAVRAGQRVVVLELD
- the atzF gene encoding allophanate hydrolase; translated protein: MNLQLDVLRQAYRNGDTTPCQLLLKLREKAAALNPDYHLFIHLLSVAELEPYLAALDGRDLDSLPLYGVPFAIKDNIDLAGIPTTAACPDFAYVPERSATIVEQLIALGAIPLGKTNLDQFATGLNGSRSPYGACPNSVLPEYPSGGSGAGSSLAVALGVASFALGTDTAGSGRVPAALNNLVGLKASKGLISTAGVLPACRTLDCVTTFTATAREASQLLALTAKLDPRDEYSRRNPSWNDGSAFGAPRAFRFGVPRAQDLEFFGCVEGPLLFGDAIDQLKALGGEAVELDLSPFLEAARLLYEGPWVAERYSVAGELMEHNPEAILPVIRAVLAKAPAVTGVQTFRAQYRLQTLKALCDQALEGLDCVLTPTIGRPVTLAELHAEPVLRNSELGYYTNFMNLLDYAAVAVPSAFMANGLPWGVTLFGRAFTDQYLLSVADALQRQLDSELPTPANVARHDRARIVVCGAHLQGLALNWQLTQRGGRLLETTLSSPDYQLNALAGGPPLRPGMVRVKDGGVAIAVEVWELPSSELGSFLTGIPAPLGLGKVQLADGRWESGFICEPYGLEGALDISHLGGWRAYLETRS